ACGACATGCACACCGCCCTCGCGGCGGGCTACAAGGGGCTCACCGGCGACCCGGCCAAGATCAAGCAGGGCGACGATTTCCTCGCGCAGATCGTTCCAGTGATCATGGCATCGAATGCCTACAAGCAGCACGGCGCGATCATCATCTGGTTCGACGAGTCCGAGGCGGACGCGACCGGCGACAATCCCGACGACCTGACGCACACCATCGCCGAGATCGTCATCTCATCCCGCGCGCACGACAACGTCGAAGGCCTCCCGTACGCCAGCGACATCTTCTACACGCATTCGTCGGATCTCCGCACGATGCAGAACATCTTCCACGTCGGGCCGTACCTCGGGGATGCGGTTACGGCGCACGACCTGGCGGATCTGTTCAAGCCAGGGGTTGTTCCGAAGAAGCCGTAACTCCGTAGCGGCTCAAGCCTCAGGACTGAGGGCAGTCCTGAGGCCTGGGTTTGGTCGCAGTGGCGAGTCAAGGCACGTGGAGTTCAACGCAGCTCTCGCCCTCACAACCTCGACGCTGTATGCTCGATGCTGGTCTCAGGCCTCAGTCGGGCCGCTCTATTACAGCGTCGCCTGCAGCCTTCGGATCGGCGTGCCCTGCACGTCCGCCGGCAGCCCGAACAGCTGCACTGCGTCGAAACGCGCGATCAGCTCCGACTCCAGCTCCGTCAGATCCATTTGCCACGCCGGCGTCGCGACCCAGAGGTGGAGCGTGCCATCCTCGTCGAGCGCCGTCGGCCCGCTGGCCGCGCCGAGGTGTGGTCCGACGATCTTCTGCCAATCTCGCTTGAACAACTCGAGCGTCACCGCGATTCGACTGTATGCCATGCACGACCTGCCCTGATGATTCGTCTATTTACGCGCGCACACTGACCCCGAGCGCGCCAAGTTAATCATCGCGGCACCGCGACCATGGCGCGACGCCAAGATTTTGCAGCGACGTGCGCAGATTGATACCGCGGCGTCGATGTGTCACAGATTGTTCCCGACGCGAATCGCCTGCGAGTACGGCCCGATGCGGGGCACGCGGGGGCTGTCGACGACCTCGGATGGCAGGGCCACGGAGTCTCTCAGTTTGGCGTGGTTGGATGCACTAACGAGAGACGCGAAATCGCCGCTAGACCGGCCGCCGGTTATCGAGCCGGCGCGCCCGAGCGGCTTCCTTGGGTGATCCGCGACAGCAGTGCTCCGACCGCAC
Above is a genomic segment from Gemmatimonadaceae bacterium containing:
- a CDS encoding DciA family protein produces the protein MAYSRIAVTLELFKRDWQKIVGPHLGAASGPTALDEDGTLHLWVATPAWQMDLTELESELIARFDAVQLFGLPADVQGTPIRRLQATL